Proteins found in one Homalodisca vitripennis isolate AUS2020 chromosome 4, UT_GWSS_2.1, whole genome shotgun sequence genomic segment:
- the LOC124359935 gene encoding 5' exonuclease Apollo-like isoform X2 has protein sequence MYGKVIGTSIAVDSFHEVTKDGIYFLTEGQLDAPLPTHVDRVYTSPYNARLLLTKFQVHPDKIISLPINEKLLIEDNIKNLNFNVTLIDAKQKPGAVMFLFEGDDIGSILYAGKCCYGETCLLRPLQSFLKVKKLDFLYVHPACPDCESHSLSVASAVDDIVNIIRWNPNCKIVINDPCFREDILSYLKDRIRSRICVSENVMKHLEEVGQGADFDLDHNAAQIIVTDKLHHNMQAALLGPGCYTLYTEPRNLRVRTNTFKARTSMRRDDQQGMHDLRSWTSKC, from the exons atgtatggaaaAGTAATAGGAACGTCTATTGCTGTGGACTCTTTTCATGAAGTTACTAAA GATGGAATCTATTTCCTGACAGAAGGCCAGCTTGATGCTCCATTACCAACCCATGTGGATCGTGTGTACACCTCGCCTTACAATGCCAGGTTACTTCTGACAAAATTTCAG GTGCATCCAGACAAAATTATAAGTTTACCaatcaatgaaaaattattaattgaagaCAACATTAAGAACCTCAACTTTAATGTAACACTGATAGACGCAAAGCAGAAACCAGGAGCAGTTATGTTTCTATTTGAGG GTGATGATATTGGCAGTATTTTGTACGCAGGAAAATGCTGCTATGGTGAAACTTGTTTACTTCGCCCTCTCCAAAGTTTCTTAAAAGTGAag AAGTTGGACTTTCTCTATGTCCATCCAGCATGTCCAGACTGTGAGTCTCACTCCTTGTCTGTAGCGTCTGCGGTTGATGACATTGTGAATATCATCAG GTGGAACCCAAACTGCAAAATCGTAATAAATGATCCTTGCTTTAGAGAAGACATCTTATCATATTTAAAAGATCGTATTAGG TCACGAATTTGTGTTTCCGAAAATGTTATGAAACACTTGGAGGAAGTGGGCCAAGGTGCAGATTTTGATTTGGACCATAATGCAGCTCAAATCATAGTGACTGACAAGCTCCATCATAATAT gcaagcagcacttcttggtccaggatgttacacgctctatacagagcctcgtaacttgcgggtccggaccaacacGTTCAAGGCCCGGACCAGCATGAGGCGCGATGACCAACAAGGCATgcacgatttacgctcctggaccagcaagtgctga